From a region of the Vicia villosa cultivar HV-30 ecotype Madison, WI unplaced genomic scaffold, Vvil1.0 ctg.000374F_1_1, whole genome shotgun sequence genome:
- the LOC131627616 gene encoding uncharacterized protein LOC131627616, giving the protein MWVKNWGATPATDPVGSIPRKMHARKSTGGSIPKTFSARDKEGSSYVHNAIAGLVTRILNEGHKVEGISVPLAQAPAPENSKDDQVDASKDHVDVETSEANIVESSDAKDVEASEDKDAEILETEKAEEVTATSPKEKPTRPTDNANDVVDLDNLDDPIDIADDDLISSISNRVKARRGKQVDDQHPPKTKVAPLKTATKEKIKKVSAEPSRTGSKVAVKKRKERSVCDSEDNVLSDVPDIPSKKKIAVTKSSTKVRDVPLDNIYLHYASNAIQWKFVYQRRLALERELANDALECQEVMKLIKSAGLLKTVTHFSKCYEMLVKEFIVNLSQDCADGRTEDFHKVYVRRKCIDFSPTVINLYLGRDDEAQPELEVTDNEVCKVITGGKVKKWPIKSKLSASLLNVRYALLHKIGAANWVPTNHTSTIAVGLGRFIYVVGTKTKFDYGTYIFDQTMRHVGTSATKLPIAFPSLICGIILEQYPGILKAKDSVCKRESALSFHYKLLQRSDDITSAGTSQTSKSVNKTFLIAELKETCKELDNRKMKLEKLIQSLEQFADDDHAGGSDGDNMNEDKGADSGDEEEAEDGEGTEDTGSSDADEETSGSSDEETDGSDN; this is encoded by the coding sequence atgtgggtcaaaaattggggtgcgacaccgGCTACTGATCCTGTTGGTAGTataccaagaaagatgcatgcaagaaaatcaactggtGGGTCTATTCCAAAAACGTTTTCTGCTAGGGATAAAGAGGGTTCTTCTTATGTCCACAATGCGATCGCAGGTCTTGTCAcgagaatcttgaatgaaggtcACAAGGTAGAAGGAATATCTGTTCCTTTAGCTCAAGCTCCTGCTCCTGAGAACAGCAAAGACGATCAAGTTGATGCTAGCAAAGATCATGTTGATGTCGAAACATCTGAAGCTAACATTGTTGAGAGTTCTGATGCTAAAGATGTTGAAGCATCTGAAGATAAAGATGCGGAGATTCTTGAAACAGAGAAAGCTGAAGAGGTCACTGCTACTTCTCCTAAAGAGAAGCCTACTCGCCCTACTGACAATGCAAATGATGTGGTGGATCTGGATAATCTTGATGATCCTATTGacattgctgatgatgacctcatctctAGCATTTCCAACAGAGTCAAGGCTCGAAGGGGAAAGCAGGTTGATGATCAACATCCTCCCAAGACTAAAGTTGCTCCTCTAAAGACTGCCACCAAAGAAAAAATCAAGAAGGTCTCTGCTGAACCTTCAAGAACTGGGAGCAAGGTTGctgtgaagaagagaaaagaaagaagtgttTGTGACTCCGAAGATAATGTCctaagtgatgtccctgacatcccttcaaagaagaagattgctgtcaCCAAATCCTCCACAAAGGTTCGTGATGTTCCCTTGGACAACATTTATTTGCACTATGCTTCAAATGCTATCCAGTGGAAGTTTGTGTATCAAAGAAGACTGGCTCTGGAAAGAGAACttgcaaatgatgctctggaatgtCAAGAGGTCATGAAGCTCATCAAATCTGCAGGTTTGCTTAAAACTGTTACTCATTTTTCTAAATGCTATGAAATGCTCGTGAAGGAGTTTATAGTAAATTTGTCTCAAGATTGTGCTGATGGGAGAACTGAGGATTTTCATAAggtgtatgttagaagaaaatgtATAGATTTTTCCCCTACTGTTATCAACCTCTATCTAGGTAGAGATGAtgaggctcaacctgagcttgaagtgactGACAATGAAGTGTGCAAAGTTATCACTGGTGGTAAGGTTAAGAAATGGCCCATAAAGAGTAAATTGTCTGCTAGTCTTTTGAATGTCAGGTATGCCTTGCTGCATAAAATTGGTGCTGCTAACTGGGTGCCTACAAATCACACttctaccattgctgttggccTAGGTAGATTCATATATGTTGTGGGAACCAAGACAAAATTTGATTATGGGACTTACATATTTGATCAAACTATGAGGCATGTTGGTACCTCTGCTACCAAGCTACCCATTGCTTTTCCATCCCTGATATGTGGGATAATCCTCGAGCAATACCCTGGAATTCTGAAAGCTAAAGATTCTGTGTGTAAAAGGGAGAGTGCTTTGTCTTTTCACTATAAGCTGCTCCAAAGGTCAGATGACAtaacatctgctgggacatcacaAACCAGCAAGTCTGTGAACAAAACCTTTCTTATTGCTGAGCTGAAAGAGACTTGTAAAGAGTTGGACAAcaggaagatgaagcttgaaaaGCTCATTCAAAGTCTTGAGCAGTTTGCAGATGATGATCATGCTGGTGGAAGTGATGGTGACAATATGAATGAAGACAAAGGTGCTGATAGTGGTGATGAGGAAGAGGCTGAGGATGGTGAGGGTACTGAAGATACTGGGAGTAGTGATGCTGATGAAGAGACTAGTGGCTCTAGTGATGAAGAGACTGATGGATCTGACAATTAG